A part of Oceanidesulfovibrio indonesiensis genomic DNA contains:
- a CDS encoding PxxKW family cysteine-rich protein yields MSAAELQGAERTPQGVVMKGIPMEPVVEKCEGCERIKEFEGEKYCSTYPQPEKKWKLGVCNFATHVQAQLDKSGKVKVNPLKASKRAARGR; encoded by the coding sequence ATGTCTGCAGCAGAACTGCAAGGCGCCGAGCGCACCCCCCAGGGCGTTGTCATGAAGGGCATTCCCATGGAGCCCGTGGTGGAAAAGTGCGAAGGCTGCGAGCGCATCAAGGAATTCGAGGGCGAGAAGTACTGCTCCACCTACCCTCAGCCCGAGAAGAAATGGAAGCTGGGCGTGTGCAACTTCGCCACGCACGTGCAGGCCCAGCTCGACAAGTCGGGCAAGGTCAAGGTCAACCCGCTCAAGGCGTCCAAGCGCGCCGCCCGCGGTCGCTAG